The Treponema sp. J25 genomic sequence ACGATTGTCTTATCCTCGATGGTGCTTTTTGCCTGTAATGCAAAGGGAAACAGTGAAACCTCCCAGAGTGGGCAAGAAGAGGCTCCAAAGGCTTCTAAAAGCGATGTTAGTTATGCTGTGGGAATGGCTCTAGGGAAAAGTGTAAAGAGCACGGGAATCGAACTGGACTACAATGCCTTTATGAAGGGCTTTCGGGAAACCCTGGAAGGAAAGAAACTGAAATTAACGGAAGAACAGGCCAATAGCTATATCCAGGAAGCCCTTACGGCCGCCCAGACCAAGAAGGCAGAGGCCAACAAAGCCGCAGAAACAAAGTTCCTTGCGGAAAATGGGAAAAAGCCCGGGGTGGTTACCACCGCCAGTGGCCTCCAGTATGAGGTTATTACCGAGGGAACGGGGGCAAAACCTTCCGCCACCGATACCGTGAAGGTGCATTATGTGGGTAC encodes the following:
- a CDS encoding FKBP-type peptidyl-prolyl cis-trans isomerase — protein: MKRVVGTIVLSSMVLFACNAKGNSETSQSGQEEAPKASKSDVSYAVGMALGKSVKSTGIELDYNAFMKGFRETLEGKKLKLTEEQANSYIQEALTAAQTKKAEANKAAETKFLAENGKKPGVVTTASGLQYEVITEGTGAKPSATDTVKVHYVGTLIDGTTFDSSIERGTPANIPLDGVIPGWSEGLQLMSVGSKYKLYIPSSLAYGEGGAGDVIPPNSTLIFEVELLGIEGNESTK